The Chloroflexota bacterium region AGCGCTTCATCATATGTAGGCAAATATTCTGACATTTTACTACTCCTTTCAATTAAAGGCATTTTAGAGCAATGGCCAACTGCTTTCAAGGCGCTGCGGTCTCTTTTTATATGAATGTGTTTTATGATATTCTTTACATTATTTACCAGGATGTTTAAATTAGAATATAAAAGACAAAGCAGATAAAGGCAGCGAACCATGAAATTCAGAGGGTACAGAAGAAGTAACGGTAGCGTAGGGGTGCGAAACCACGTACTGATTTTTCCCACCACGATTTGCGCTTCAACCGTAGCACAGACTATCAGCAACGAGGTAGCCGGTACCGTCAGCGCCGCTCATCTACACGGCTGTGGGCATCTTGGTGAGGAAAAAGAACACATGGTCAGGTCCATGGCCGGCTTTTGCAGTAACCCTAATGTGGCCGGTGTTTTATTGGTCGGACTCGGCTGCGAATCGCTCACTCCGGCACTAATCGGCGAAGAATTGGTTAAAGCCGGACAGAGATTTGAGACGGTCAGTATTCAAGAGGCAGGAGGCACCATAAACTGCATAGATAAAGGTAAGAAACTGGCTGAACAGCTTCTTGCCGAGGCAATGAACGCTCAACGGGAACTGGTTGATGTCGGGGAACTGATTATGGGCACTAACTGTGGTGGCTCAGATGCCGCTTCCGGAATAACGGCCAATCCATCACTTGGCGTGGCCTCCGATTTACTGATAGCACAGGGCGGCACCGTAATTCTCTCGGAGACACCCGAAATGATCGGGGCGGAGCATATTCTGGCGAGGCGAGGCGCAGATAAAGACACTGGAAATCGTATCCGGGAAGCGATTTCGACTACAGAGGGTAATATCAAAGCTATGGG contains the following coding sequences:
- a CDS encoding UxaA family hydrolase — its product is MKFRGYRRSNGSVGVRNHVLIFPTTICASTVAQTISNEVAGTVSAAHLHGCGHLGEEKEHMVRSMAGFCSNPNVAGVLLVGLGCESLTPALIGEELVKAGQRFETVSIQEAGGTINCIDKGKKLAEQLLAEAMNAQRELVDVGELIMGTNCGGSDAASGITANPSLGVASDLLIAQGGTVILSETPEMIGAEHILARRGADKDTGNRIREAISTTEGNIKAMGVDVRGDEPSPGNIAGGLTTLEEKSLGAILKGGSTPVVQVIKYAEKPSRKGLIVMDGPAHDVVCNTGMIASGAQVIVFTTGRGTPIGSPIAPVIKVSSNAALYKMMEDNMDINAGEIIESTESIQSVGEKIFEEVIQVASGKSTKAEILGHREFAINALIPTV